A genomic segment from Garra rufa unplaced genomic scaffold, GarRuf1.0 hap1_unplaced_001, whole genome shotgun sequence encodes:
- the LOC141302342 gene encoding protein CEPU-1-like, with amino-acid sequence MRPYCFFVICLVLFTFCQLDRSEYDSLSSDSEVLEIPFISRYRAGVYECTASNDIAVDTQTVELTVNYPPSVSDGRDVGVTLGQRGVLQCEADAVPEADFEWYRDDRRIFNGFDGIEIEDSGALSKLTFFNVSEADYGNYTCVAINKLGSANTSIILYEIIEPTSSTLLQVETASVLEMTSSDLKQTAFENSDLLEGPGAVQDGNSGTSTVFTPTCLLLIVLLQLFLKF; translated from the exons ATGAGGCCATATTGCTTCTTCGTCATCTGTCTTGTGCTCTTCACTTTCTGCCAACTGGATCGCAGTGAAT ATGACAGCCTAAGCTCAGACAGCGAGGTTCTGGAGATTCCCTTTATCAGCAGATACAGAGCAGGAGTGTATGAATGCACCGCATCCAACGACATCGCAGTGGACACACAGACTGTTGAGCTCACAGTCAACT ACCCTCCCAGTGTTTCAGATGGCAGAGATGTTGGCGTGACCCTGGGTCAGAGAGGTGTCCTGCAGTGTGAGGCAGATGCTGTACCCGAGGCAGATTTTGAGTGGTACAGAGATGACAGGAG GATCTTCAATGGCTTTGATGGCATTGAGATTGAGGATTCCGGAGCACTTTCAAAGCTGACTTTCTTCAACGTGTCCGAGGCAGACTATGGCAATTACACCTGTGTCGCTATCAACAAACTTGGGAGTGCTAACACAAGCATCATCCTATACG AAATAATTGAACCCACTAGTTCGACGCTATTGCAAG TGGAGACGGCTTCGGTTTTAGAAATGACTTCATCCGATTTAAAGCAAACAGCCTTTGAAAACAGTGATTTGTTGGAAG GACCCGGAGCAGTTCAGGATGGCAACAGCGGCACGTCGACGGTCTTTACACCCACCTGTCTACTTCTCATCGTACTTCTACAACTCTTTCTCAAGTTTTGA
- the LOC141302404 gene encoding C-C motif chemokine 3-like, whose translation MRPSCIFIACLMLFAFCSLASSQFSQGPDKCCFSFSNVKIPVKMVESYHTTHFECHRNGVIVITKAQREICVDPTEKWVQRLKNLLNAENVKEMSQSSSGDSA comes from the exons ATGAGACCCTCCTGCATCTTCATCGCCTGCCTTATGCTCTTCGCATTCTGCTCACTGGCTAGCAGTCAAT TCAGCCAAGGTCCAGACAAGTGCTGCTTTTCTTTTTCCAATGTAAAAATCCCAGTAAAGATGGTTGAAAGTTATCATACTACACATTTTGAATGCCACAGGAATGGTGTCAT tgttatcACAAAAGCTCAAAGGGAGATCTGTGTTGACCCGACAGAGAAATGGGTTCAGAGACTGAAGAACTTGCTGAATGCTGAAAACGTGAAGGAGATGTCACAGAGCAGCTCTGGGGACAGCGCATAA